From the genome of Gracilinanus agilis isolate LMUSP501 chromosome 2, AgileGrace, whole genome shotgun sequence, one region includes:
- the LOC123233095 gene encoding NADH dehydrogenase [ubiquinone] iron-sulfur protein 6, mitochondrial-like yields the protein MAASAAVAFVTFGRLLGCSQGFPVAARCFGVQVSPTGEKITHTGQVYDEDDYRRIRFVGRQKEVNKNFAIDLIAEQPVSKVESRVISCDGGGGALGHPKVYINLDKETKTGTCGYCGLHLIDILFTVLILDLTVD from the exons ATGGCGGCGTCTGCGGCGGTGGCGTTTGTGACCTTCGGCCGCCTTCTGGGCTGCAGTCAGGGCTTCCCTGTGGCCGCCAGATGTTTTGGTGTGCAGGTGTCGCCCACGGGGGAGAAAATTACCCACACAGGCCAGGTTTATGATGAAGATGATTACAGGAGGATTCGCTTTGTTGGTCGCCAGAAAGAGGTAAATAAAAACTTTGCAATTGATTTGATAGCAGAGCAACCAGTAAGCAAAGTGGAAAGTCGAGTGATATCATGTGATGGTGGAGGAGGAGCTCTGGGTCATCCAAAAGTATATATAAACTTGGACAAAGAGACTAAAACTGGGACTTGTGGGTATTGTGGACTTCA CTTAATTGACATTCTGTTCACAGTGCTGATTTTAGATCTTACTGTTGACTGA